In a single window of the Dinghuibacter silviterrae genome:
- a CDS encoding SusD/RagB family nutrient-binding outer membrane lipoprotein — MTKMYQRTYILGALLFCFGCSRSNFAGLNTNPDAVLSIDPKTELTPAEVDIHVNDFEVFYDFVRDIKPWTQTYVLPTGNTSTFLTGASTSNINYRWGNFYGGVGDNLTDVLHIIDNMSPDLRAQYQQFRAIVSIPRIYYAFYTSDANGSIPYNQAFLARYTKPAYFTPVYDPQQQLFDTLDAQLARAVAVLEANPAVTQISPAANDLYYGGDIAHWIKAANSLRLKIAMRLMKQDPARLTAIANAVLADPVGLIAANTDDWILYSTTVGTGGNSNPGLQSGARNTVNFMWATTDPRLRIFYQPAGITSADMLDSAEAQGVIPNSVTWDGQLYRGQYASPTASQDPSKGYMFHQLTFSYKGIPTQVYWPSIINQGLTYCVYNGSGGTNMFPVITYADVCFMRAELSVRGLDNDNVRADSLYYRGIRASLMDYDHWGAITLLPGYTPLQYAEITNYLAQPGVVYNASTALEQICDQQYLNFFVQPNECWALIKRTGFPAVGGQVMPFEDVSASGKMPRRYPALQPSLGDLNYTNETNAIDSMALDPNYGAPSDMTGRVWWDKP; from the coding sequence ATGACAAAGATGTATCAACGTACATATATTCTTGGCGCCCTGCTGTTCTGTTTCGGCTGTAGCCGTTCGAATTTCGCCGGCCTGAATACGAACCCGGACGCCGTGCTGTCCATAGACCCCAAGACCGAGCTGACGCCGGCGGAAGTGGACATTCACGTCAACGACTTTGAGGTGTTTTACGATTTTGTCCGCGACATCAAACCCTGGACGCAAACCTATGTATTACCAACAGGGAATACGTCCACTTTCCTCACGGGTGCCAGCACCAGCAACATCAACTACCGTTGGGGCAACTTTTACGGTGGGGTGGGAGACAACCTTACGGATGTGCTACACATCATTGACAATATGTCGCCGGACCTGCGTGCTCAATACCAGCAGTTCCGTGCCATCGTTTCCATCCCGCGGATCTACTATGCTTTTTATACATCGGACGCCAACGGGAGTATCCCCTATAACCAGGCGTTCCTCGCCAGGTATACCAAGCCGGCGTATTTCACACCTGTTTACGACCCGCAACAACAATTGTTTGATACCCTCGACGCCCAGTTGGCCAGGGCTGTCGCCGTCCTCGAAGCAAATCCCGCTGTGACACAGATCAGCCCGGCAGCAAACGACCTCTATTATGGAGGCGACATTGCGCACTGGATCAAAGCGGCCAACAGTCTCCGGCTGAAGATCGCGATGCGGCTGATGAAACAAGACCCCGCCAGGCTTACCGCTATTGCCAATGCCGTCCTGGCGGATCCAGTAGGGTTGATTGCTGCCAATACGGACGATTGGATCCTGTATTCCACGACGGTAGGTACCGGGGGGAACAGCAACCCCGGTCTTCAGTCCGGGGCGCGCAACACGGTTAATTTTATGTGGGCTACGACCGACCCACGCCTCCGGATCTTTTATCAACCGGCGGGAATCACCTCTGCCGATATGCTCGACTCCGCCGAGGCTCAGGGTGTGATCCCGAACTCGGTTACCTGGGACGGACAGCTCTATCGCGGCCAATACGCCAGCCCCACCGCTTCCCAGGATCCAAGCAAGGGCTATATGTTTCACCAGCTAACCTTCAGCTATAAAGGCATACCCACGCAAGTTTATTGGCCGTCCATCATCAACCAGGGTCTTACCTATTGCGTCTATAACGGTAGCGGCGGGACGAATATGTTCCCGGTGATCACCTATGCAGACGTCTGCTTTATGCGGGCGGAGCTCAGCGTGCGCGGGTTGGATAACGACAATGTACGGGCCGATTCCCTGTACTACCGCGGCATCCGTGCCTCCCTGATGGACTATGACCACTGGGGGGCCATTACCCTTCTCCCAGGATATACGCCGCTCCAGTACGCCGAAATCACGAACTACCTGGCGCAACCCGGGGTGGTCTACAACGCCTCGACAGCGCTTGAGCAGATTTGTGACCAGCAATACCTGAACTTCTTCGTTCAACCCAATGAATGTTGGGCGCTGATCAAACGGACCGGTTTTCCGGCCGTCGGTGGACAGGTCATGCCCTTTGAGGACGTCAGCGCCAGCGGTAAAATGCCCAGGCGTTACCCGGCCTTACAGCCAAGCCTTGGTGACCTCAACTACACCAATGAGACCAATGCCATCGATTCAATGGCGCTCGATCCCAACTACGGGGCGCCTTCGGATATGACGGGGCGTGTCTGGTGGGACAAGCCTTAG